GCGTACCCTGCGGAATCACTGACCCAGGAGCCAAGGCGCCACTCAGTATCGCCTCGCGAATGACTCGAGCCGCATGCGCCGATGATGCCTCGCCCGCATTCGGGCCAGGAATAGTCAGCACCGGTACTTCTACCGCGATGCCCGTCATATCATCATCCCTCCGTCGACACGTACAACCGTACCGGTGATGTAGTCAGAAAGCGGTCCGGCCAAGAATTCCAACGCATTCGCGCAGTCCTCCGGCGTACCCAACCTGCCGAGAGGGATATCCCGAAGTACGGAATCCATGCCCATCGCTTCCATCTTGGGCAAGAGCCGCTCAGTGCCGATGGCGCCGGGCACAATGACGTTGGCGGTGACGCCTGCGGGAGCGACCTCGCGAGCAAGCGAGTTGGTAAAGGCGATAACAGCCGCCTTTGCGCTCGCGTAGTGAGCATATCCACCATCAGACCGGGCCCTTAGAGCCGCAGTCGAAGCGACCGTGAGGATCTTTCCGCGTCCGGCACTCACCATTCCCGGCGCGATCTCACGACATGACAGCGCCATCGATGCGACGTTCACCTCATAGGCCCTCCGCAATGCGTTTAGGTCCATAGAGAGAGGACTGTTCTCCCACATGGCCCCTGTCCCCCCACCGGCGTTGCAAACGAGCACATCCACCCGCCCCAGTCGCTCCCTGGCCTCTGCGAAGGCAGCGCGTGCTGCCTTTTCATCGGTGAGATCCGTTGAGATACCGAGAAGCGCCCCCCGACCAGATTCAGCAGGTCGGTCAACGCCGTGTTCCTCGTCGAAGCTCAGGTCGAGCACAGCGACACTCGCCCCCATGCTTCGGAGACGTTCCGTATATGCCCGGCCGATTCCCCGAGCACCACCTGTCACGATCGCGCACTGGCCATCGATCCTCACTTCAGCACCCATAGCGACTGTCCGTCCTTACTCATATGTCGTGTCATGTTCAGTAGGCCGATCTCCCACCGGAAACATCGAGACAACTTCCGGTGGTGAAACTGCAATCCGGCGAGAGCAGCCAGGCCACCGCTGCAGCGACCTCTTCAGCCCGCGCGAGACGACGCATCGGTGTCCGAGAAACGACATAGTCGATGATCCCAGGTCCCTGCGCCAACATCGGAGTATCCGTCGAACCTGGCGTCACGGCATTTACGAGAATTCCCTGATCGGCGACCTCGCGAGCGACAGATTTCACCAGTCCGACGAGACCCGCCTTCGACGCGCTATACACGGCACTGCCGGGATTCCCCTCCTTTGCCGCCGCAGAGGCTATGGCAACGATCCGCCCGGGTGTGTCTCGAGCCGTCATGTGACGAAGCACTGCTCTCATCACAGTGGTGCAACCGACGAGATTGACGGTGAGCACCGCGGCGACCTCAGCATCGTTCCATTCAGTGAGCGGAGCAATCTTTCCGCCGATCCCGTGGCTCAGAACTAGCCCTGTTACTCCGCCGTTGCGTTGATCGCAGTCGAGCATCAGGGCATCGACCGCGGCTGAGTTCGTAACATCCAACGCGAAAGACTCACCGTTCGCGGCATGATCACCGAGCACCCGATCCAGTTCTGGAGCTTGTAGATCCGTCAGGATCACCCGTGTTCCGCTCTCGGCGAGTCGGCGAGCGACTGCGGCACCGATACCACCGGCTGCTCCGGTGACGAGTACCGTTTGCCTGGTCACAGGGGTCCTCCTTCACCACTCAAGAGGATCCCATGCTCGGGGGCCCAAGTCACCGCCACCGCCTCACCAACTGCGAAGGGTCGTCCGAGCGGCCCGGTCCTCACCTGCCGTTCCTGCCCATCTGCGGTCCGCACGATGTACTTTCGCGAGGAGCCAACATAGACCGAATTCATAACCTCAGCGTGAACAACATTCGCATTTGTCGAGGGAGCGTCTCCGACTGCAATCAGCGACATCGATTCCGGTCGTACGACCACCACCGCCGGCTCGCCTTCGGCGAGATCGGCGCCTGATTCCACAGTGAATCTTCCCAGGCCCGGAGCCTCATACCTGATTCCCTGCGTATCACGTACCGTGTGAACGGAAAAGACGTTTGATTCGCCGACGAACTCGGCGACGAACTGGTTCGATGGGTCGTTATACAGTTCGTTGGCAGTCCCGATCTGAACGATGCTTCCCTCTCGATACACGGCGATTCGGTCGCTCATCATCAGTGCTTCCTCTTGATCGTGGGTCACCGCGATCACCGTCATACCCAACTCCCTATGGAGTCGCATAATCTCGAGCTGCAGCTGCTCCCGAAGGTTCTTGTCGAGCGCGCCGAGGGGTTCGTCGAGAAGAAGCAGGTCAGGGCGATAGACGATCGCCCGTGCCATCGCAACACGCTGCTGCTGACCACCCGACAGTTCCGAGGGCAGGCGTTGCTCGAAGCCTTCAAGTCGAACGGTCGCGAGCGCTTCTTTGACCATTCCCTGGATACGGGACCTGGGTGTTCGGCGTGCTTTGAGCGGATAGGCGACGTTCTCGAATACGGAGAGGTGCGGAAACAGCGCATAGTTTTGGAATACGACGCCGACATTGCGCTTGTGCGCCGGGAGCCGGTTGATCTCAATCCCGTCCAATTCGATCGACCCTGAGGTGGGTGATACGAATCCTGCGATGCAATTGAGTGTGGTCGTCTTGCCCGATCCGGATCCACCGAGCAGCGTCACAAACTCGCCGCGAGCGACGTTGAGGTCAATCCCGTCGAGCGCGATGGCTGAACCGTAGTGCTTCGAAAGTCCGTTGAGTTTCAAGTAGTTCGATGAGTCAGGAGTGTGCATGGAGTCGCTTTCGCTTTCGGCCCAGCATGGCGGGGATACGAGTGCCTATGAGAAGGATGAGGGTGACCGCCATCAGGAGCGAGGCGGCGGCGGCAACCGAAGGTTCAACGCCGCTGGAGATCTGACTGAAGATCAGTACCGGGAGCGTGCGAACGCGCGGGCTGCTCAGAAACAGTGAGATGACCACCTCATCCCAGGAGATGATGAAGGCAAACATGGCCCCGGCAAGAACTCCGGGGAGGAGATTAGGAAGTGTGACAGTGAAGAAGACTCTCACCGGGTGTGCACCCAAGCTGTACCCGGCGAGTTCAAGAGTGCGATCGAATTGACTCAAACTGTTCAGGACCGACACGATGACAAGCGGCAGCGCGATGACCGTATGAGCGGCAGCGAGAGCCACGACACTTCCCCGGAACCCCCAACTTGAAAACACGAAGAATGCACCGATCGCCAGAATCACCGTGGGGACAATCATCGGCGCCAGCACCGCGATCGTGAAAAAGCGTCGACCTATGTATCGCCCGCGCGACAAGGAGAGGGCGATGCCAGTCCCAAGAACGGTGGCACAAACTGCAGTAAGCACTCCGGTCTGAAGACTCGTGACGAGCGCCGACTGCCATGCCCTGTCAGTAAGGATCTCTTCATACCATCGCAGGTCGAAGCCACTCGGCGGCCAACTCAGCACAGTTCGAGTGGTGAATGAGAGCGGAA
Above is a genomic segment from Leucobacter rhizosphaerae containing:
- a CDS encoding SDR family NAD(P)-dependent oxidoreductase; this translates as MGAEVRIDGQCAIVTGGARGIGRAYTERLRSMGASVAVLDLSFDEEHGVDRPAESGRGALLGISTDLTDEKAARAAFAEARERLGRVDVLVCNAGGGTGAMWENSPLSMDLNALRRAYEVNVASMALSCREIAPGMVSAGRGKILTVASTAALRARSDGGYAHYASAKAAVIAFTNSLAREVAPAGVTANVIVPGAIGTERLLPKMEAMGMDSVLRDIPLGRLGTPEDCANALEFLAGPLSDYITGTVVRVDGGMMI
- a CDS encoding SDR family NAD(P)-dependent oxidoreductase, whose protein sequence is MTRQTVLVTGAAGGIGAAVARRLAESGTRVILTDLQAPELDRVLGDHAANGESFALDVTNSAAVDALMLDCDQRNGGVTGLVLSHGIGGKIAPLTEWNDAEVAAVLTVNLVGCTTVMRAVLRHMTARDTPGRIVAIASAAAKEGNPGSAVYSASKAGLVGLVKSVAREVADQGILVNAVTPGSTDTPMLAQGPGIIDYVVSRTPMRRLARAEEVAAAVAWLLSPDCSFTTGSCLDVSGGRSAY
- a CDS encoding ABC transporter ATP-binding protein — translated: MHTPDSSNYLKLNGLSKHYGSAIALDGIDLNVARGEFVTLLGGSGSGKTTTLNCIAGFVSPTSGSIELDGIEINRLPAHKRNVGVVFQNYALFPHLSVFENVAYPLKARRTPRSRIQGMVKEALATVRLEGFEQRLPSELSGGQQQRVAMARAIVYRPDLLLLDEPLGALDKNLREQLQLEIMRLHRELGMTVIAVTHDQEEALMMSDRIAVYREGSIVQIGTANELYNDPSNQFVAEFVGESNVFSVHTVRDTQGIRYEAPGLGRFTVESGADLAEGEPAVVVVRPESMSLIAVGDAPSTNANVVHAEVMNSVYVGSSRKYIVRTADGQERQVRTGPLGRPFAVGEAVAVTWAPEHGILLSGEGGPL
- a CDS encoding ABC transporter permease, producing the protein MRTPRWITTAAFVIAGFMVLPTLVVIPLSFTTRTVLSWPPSGFDLRWYEEILTDRAWQSALVTSLQTGVLTAVCATVLGTGIALSLSRGRYIGRRFFTIAVLAPMIVPTVILAIGAFFVFSSWGFRGSVVALAAAHTVIALPLVIVSVLNSLSQFDRTLELAGYSLGAHPVRVFFTVTLPNLLPGVLAGAMFAFIISWDEVVISLFLSSPRVRTLPVLIFSQISSGVEPSVAAAASLLMAVTLILLIGTRIPAMLGRKRKRLHAHS